From a single Nissabacter sp. SGAir0207 genomic region:
- a CDS encoding cytochrome o ubiquinol oxidase subunit IV — MSHSSTGHGGASHGSVKSYLIGFILSVILTIIPFWMVMNGTATHGTILATIVAMAVIQIVVHLVYFLHMNTSSEERWNLVAFLFTAMIILIVVVGSLWIMYNLNLNMMVS, encoded by the coding sequence ATGAGTCATTCTTCTACAGGGCACGGCGGCGCCAGCCACGGCAGCGTTAAAAGCTACCTGATTGGGTTCATCCTCTCCGTCATCCTGACGATCATTCCGTTCTGGATGGTGATGAATGGCACCGCGACCCACGGCACCATCCTGGCCACAATCGTGGCGATGGCCGTGATTCAGATTGTGGTACACCTGGTGTACTTCCTGCACATGAACACGTCGTCGGAAGAGCGCTGGAACCTGGTGGCATTCCTGTTCACCGCCATGATCATTCTTATTGTTGTTGTGGGCTCTCTCTGGATTATGTACAACCTCAACCTCAATATGATGGTCAGCTAA
- the cyoB gene encoding cytochrome o ubiquinol oxidase subunit I, with translation MFGKLTLDAVPYHEPIIMFTLAGIAVLGAALVGAITYFGKWQYLWSEWLTSVDHKKLGIMYIIVAIVMLLRGFADAIMMRGQQALASAGEAGFLPPHHYDQIFTAHGVIMIFFMAMPFVIGLMNIVVPLQIGARDVAFPFLNNISFWFTAVAVILINISLGVGEFAQTGWLAYPPLSGKEFSPGVGVDYWIWSLQISGVGTLLTGVNFFATILKMRAPGMPLMKMPVFTWAALCTNVLIIVSFPILTVTVALLTMDRYLGTHFFTNDMGGNMMMYVNLIWAWGHPEVYILVLPVFGVFSEVTATFSKKRLFGYTSLVWATIAITVLSFIVWLHHFFTMGSGANVNAFFGIATMIISIPTGVKIFNWLFTMYQGRIQLNSAMLWTVGFIITFSIGGMTGVLLAVPGADFVLHNSLFLIAHFHNVIIGGVVFGCFAGLIYWFPKAFGFMLNEKWAVRSFWFWIIGFFVAFMPLYVLGFMGMTRRLSQNIDPEFHSLLIVAAFGALLIACGILCQLIMFYVSIRDRDQNRDLTGDPWGARTLEWATSSPPPFYNFAIVPEVHDRDAFWDMKEKGEAYKKPAKYEEIHMPKNSGAGIVIAFASLVFGFAAIWDIWWLAGVGFLAMAVAWIWKSFDNDVDYYVPVAEIERIENQHFEQISKAGVKHVN, from the coding sequence ATGTTCGGAAAATTAACGCTTGATGCGGTTCCTTATCATGAACCCATCATTATGTTTACACTTGCTGGTATTGCCGTACTTGGTGCGGCACTCGTAGGTGCCATCACCTACTTCGGCAAATGGCAGTATCTGTGGAGCGAGTGGCTGACTTCGGTTGACCACAAAAAACTGGGTATCATGTACATCATCGTCGCCATCGTCATGCTGCTGCGTGGCTTTGCCGATGCCATCATGATGCGTGGTCAGCAGGCGCTGGCCTCGGCGGGCGAGGCGGGCTTCCTGCCGCCACACCACTATGACCAGATCTTTACCGCGCATGGCGTCATCATGATCTTCTTCATGGCGATGCCGTTCGTTATCGGTCTGATGAACATCGTGGTGCCGTTGCAGATTGGCGCGCGTGACGTGGCCTTCCCGTTCCTGAACAACATCAGCTTCTGGTTCACCGCCGTTGCCGTGATTCTGATCAACATCTCTCTGGGTGTGGGTGAGTTCGCGCAGACTGGCTGGCTGGCCTATCCGCCGTTGTCAGGTAAGGAGTTCAGTCCGGGCGTGGGCGTTGACTACTGGATCTGGAGCTTGCAGATTTCCGGTGTTGGTACCCTGCTGACAGGCGTTAACTTCTTCGCGACCATCCTGAAGATGCGCGCGCCGGGCATGCCGCTGATGAAAATGCCGGTCTTTACCTGGGCCGCACTCTGCACCAACGTGCTGATCATCGTCTCCTTCCCAATCCTGACTGTTACCGTCGCGCTGTTGACGATGGATCGTTATCTGGGCACCCATTTCTTCACCAATGATATGGGCGGCAACATGATGATGTATGTCAACCTGATTTGGGCATGGGGCCACCCGGAAGTGTACATCCTGGTTCTGCCGGTGTTTGGTGTGTTCTCGGAAGTGACCGCGACCTTCTCCAAGAAGCGTCTGTTCGGTTACACCTCCCTGGTATGGGCAACCATCGCGATTACCGTTCTGTCGTTCATCGTTTGGCTGCACCACTTCTTCACCATGGGTTCCGGCGCGAACGTCAACGCCTTCTTTGGTATCGCCACCATGATCATTTCCATCCCGACCGGGGTGAAAATCTTCAACTGGCTGTTCACCATGTACCAGGGCCGTATCCAGCTGAACTCCGCCATGCTGTGGACTGTGGGCTTCATCATCACCTTCTCCATCGGTGGGATGACCGGCGTACTGCTGGCCGTACCGGGCGCAGACTTCGTGCTGCACAACAGCCTGTTCCTGATCGCGCACTTCCACAACGTTATCATCGGTGGTGTGGTGTTCGGTTGCTTCGCTGGCCTGATCTACTGGTTCCCGAAAGCCTTCGGCTTCATGCTGAATGAGAAGTGGGCAGTACGCTCCTTCTGGTTCTGGATCATTGGTTTCTTCGTGGCGTTCATGCCGCTGTACGTGCTGGGCTTCATGGGCATGACCCGTCGCCTGAGCCAGAACATTGACCCGGAATTCCACTCCCTGCTGATTGTGGCAGCGTTTGGTGCTCTGCTGATTGCCTGTGGCATCCTGTGCCAGCTGATTATGTTCTACGTCTCCATCCGTGACCGCGACCAAAACCGCGACCTGACTGGCGACCCGTGGGGCGCGCGTACCCTGGAGTGGGCAACGTCCTCTCCGCCGCCGTTCTACAACTTCGCCATCGTGCCGGAAGTGCATGACCGCGACGCGTTCTGGGACATGAAAGAGAAAGGCGAAGCGTACAAGAAGCCCGCCAAGTATGAAGAGATCCACATGCCGAAGAACTCCGGCGCCGGTATCGTGATTGCGTTCGCCAGCCTGGTGTTCGGTTTCGCGGCCATCTGGGACATCTGGTGGCTGGCAGGCGTGGGCTTCCTGGCGATGGCTGTGGCCTGGATCTGGAAGAGCTTCGACAACGATGTTGACTACTATGTGCCGGTTGCCGAAATCGAGCGTATTGAGAACCAACATTTTGAACAAATCAGCAAAGCAGGCGTGAAACATGTCAACTGA
- the thiI gene encoding tRNA uracil 4-sulfurtransferase ThiI, which translates to MKFIIKLFPEITIKSQSVRLRFIKILTSNIRNVLKELDETLAVVRHWDHIEVRSKDESKRELLCDALTRIPGIHHVLEVEEREYRDLHHIFEQTLEAYRDELEGKTFCVRVKRRGKHAFTSGDVERYVGGGLNQHIDSASVNLTQPEVTVKLEVNDEKLVLVKARHIGLAGYPIGTQEDVMSLISGGFDSGVSSYMLMRRGCRVHYCFFNLGGAAHEIGVKQVAHYLWNRFGSSHRVRFVAINFEPVVGEILEKVDDGQMGVVLKRMMVRAASQVAERYGVQALVTGEALGQVSSQTLTNLRLIDNATDTLILRPLISHDKEHIIKIAREIGTEDFAKTMPEYCGVISKSPTVKAVKGKIEAEEANFDFEILDRVVREAKNVDIREIAEQTEEQVTEVETVAALAPDDVLLDIRSPDEQDEHPLALEGVVVKSLPFYKISTQFGDLDQSKNYLLYCDRGVMSRLQALYLLEQGFNNVKVYRP; encoded by the coding sequence ATGAAGTTTATCATTAAATTGTTCCCGGAAATCACCATCAAGAGCCAATCCGTGCGTTTGCGCTTTATAAAGATCCTGACCAGCAACATTCGCAACGTACTGAAAGAGCTGGATGAGACGCTGGCGGTGGTGCGCCATTGGGACCATATTGAAGTCCGCAGCAAGGATGAAAGCAAACGCGAACTCCTCTGCGACGCGCTGACGCGCATTCCGGGTATTCATCATGTGCTGGAAGTGGAAGAGCGTGAATATCGCGATCTGCATCATATTTTTGAGCAGACTCTGGAAGCCTACCGCGACGAGCTGGAAGGGAAAACCTTTTGCGTGCGCGTGAAGCGCCGTGGCAAACACGCCTTCACCTCTGGCGACGTTGAGCGCTACGTCGGCGGCGGCCTGAACCAGCACATCGACTCCGCCAGCGTCAACCTGACACAGCCGGAAGTCACGGTGAAGCTGGAGGTCAATGATGAGAAGCTGGTGCTGGTGAAGGCGCGCCACATCGGTTTGGCTGGCTACCCGATTGGCACGCAGGAAGATGTGATGTCGCTGATCTCTGGCGGCTTCGACTCCGGCGTCTCCAGCTACATGCTGATGCGCCGTGGCTGCCGTGTGCACTACTGCTTCTTCAACCTCGGCGGCGCGGCCCACGAGATTGGCGTCAAGCAGGTGGCGCACTACCTGTGGAACCGCTTCGGCAGTTCGCACCGCGTGCGTTTCGTGGCGATCAACTTTGAGCCGGTGGTTGGCGAGATCCTCGAGAAGGTGGACGACGGCCAGATGGGCGTGGTGCTCAAGCGCATGATGGTGCGCGCCGCCTCCCAAGTGGCTGAGCGCTATGGCGTGCAGGCGCTGGTGACCGGCGAGGCGCTGGGCCAGGTCTCCAGCCAGACGCTGACCAACCTGCGCCTGATCGACAACGCCACCGACACGCTGATCCTGCGTCCGCTGATCTCCCACGACAAAGAGCACATCATCAAGATTGCGCGTGAGATCGGCACCGAGGACTTTGCCAAGACCATGCCGGAGTACTGTGGTGTGATCTCGAAAAGCCCAACCGTCAAGGCGGTGAAGGGCAAGATCGAGGCCGAAGAGGCAAACTTTGATTTCGAGATCCTGGACCGCGTGGTGCGCGAGGCGAAGAACGTGGACATCCGTGAGATCGCTGAGCAGACCGAGGAGCAGGTCACCGAGGTGGAGACCGTCGCGGCGCTGGCCCCGGACGACGTGCTGCTGGATATCCGCTCCCCGGATGAGCAGGATGAGCATCCGCTGGCGCTGGAGGGCGTGGTGGTGAAATCGCTGCCGTTCTACAAGATCAGCACCCAGTTCGGCGATCTGGACCAGAGCAAAAATTACCTGCTCTACTGCGACCGTGGGGTGATGAGCCGCCTGCAGGCGCTCTACCTGCTGGAGCAGGGCTTCAATAACGTGAAGGTCTACCGCCCGTAA
- the yajL gene encoding protein deglycase YajL, with protein sequence MSVSVLVCLAPGSEEMEAVTVIDLLVRAGIQVTTASVAGDGTREITCSRGVRLLADATLAEVADGGHDALVLPGGGPGAECFRDSPLLVETVRQTHLSGKLVAAICAAPALVLEHHQLFPVGNMTGFPALKEKISPEKWMDKRVVHDPRVNLLTSQGPGTAIEFALKLIDLLAGKAKAAEVAAQLVLPPGVYDYRDPA encoded by the coding sequence ATGAGCGTATCGGTTCTGGTCTGCCTGGCGCCTGGCAGTGAAGAGATGGAAGCGGTCACGGTGATTGATTTGCTGGTGCGCGCCGGCATCCAGGTCACCACCGCCAGCGTGGCCGGTGATGGCACGCGCGAGATCACCTGCTCACGCGGGGTGCGGCTGCTGGCTGACGCCACGCTGGCCGAAGTGGCGGACGGCGGGCATGACGCGCTGGTACTGCCCGGCGGCGGCCCCGGTGCGGAGTGCTTCCGCGACAGCCCGCTGCTGGTGGAGACGGTGCGCCAGACGCACCTTAGCGGCAAGCTGGTGGCAGCCATTTGCGCTGCGCCAGCACTGGTGCTGGAGCATCACCAGCTCTTCCCAGTAGGCAACATGACCGGCTTCCCGGCGCTGAAAGAGAAGATCAGCCCCGAGAAGTGGATGGACAAACGGGTGGTGCACGATCCGCGCGTCAATCTGCTGACCAGCCAGGGGCCGGGCACCGCCATTGAGTTCGCCCTGAAGCTGATTGACCTGCTGGCTGGCAAGGCCAAGGCCGCCGAGGTCGCGGCCCAACTGGTGCTGCCGCCCGGCGTCTACGACTACCGCGATCCCGCCTAG
- the panE gene encoding 2-dehydropantoate 2-reductase yields MKITVLGCGALGQVWLSALTRHGHDVQGWLRVPQPFCSVNVIDEEGMVYNHTLPANDPAHLAESELLLVTLKAWQVSGALIPLLLQLNPECTLLLLHNGMGAQDELPPNRLPILQGITTHAARRDGTLIHHVASGITHIGPTSPHGRAMSHLAEVLHLALPDVAWHDHIAAASWKKLAVNCVINPLTALYGCSNGELVAYPEQIERICHEVAQVMTIEGFHTSGEALLPYVYEVMQRTAANHSSMLQDVRAQRHTEIDYITGYLLRRARSHGLHLPENSRLFEQIKRRENEYERIGSGLPGAWQ; encoded by the coding sequence ATGAAAATAACCGTTCTTGGTTGCGGTGCACTGGGGCAGGTCTGGCTCTCTGCCCTCACGCGGCATGGGCATGATGTCCAGGGCTGGCTGCGCGTGCCCCAGCCGTTTTGCTCCGTCAACGTCATTGATGAAGAGGGAATGGTGTACAACCATACCCTGCCGGCCAACGATCCGGCGCATTTGGCGGAGAGCGAACTGCTGCTGGTGACGCTGAAGGCGTGGCAGGTGTCGGGCGCGCTGATCCCGCTGCTGCTGCAACTCAACCCAGAGTGCACCCTACTGTTGCTGCACAACGGCATGGGCGCGCAGGATGAGCTGCCGCCCAACCGCCTGCCGATTTTGCAGGGCATTACCACCCATGCGGCGCGGCGCGATGGCACGCTGATCCACCATGTGGCCAGCGGCATCACCCATATCGGCCCCACCTCGCCACACGGGCGGGCGATGAGCCACCTGGCAGAGGTGCTGCACCTGGCGCTGCCGGACGTCGCCTGGCATGACCACATTGCCGCCGCCAGCTGGAAAAAGCTGGCGGTCAACTGCGTCATCAACCCGCTGACCGCCCTCTACGGCTGTAGCAACGGCGAACTGGTCGCCTACCCGGAGCAGATCGAGCGTATCTGCCACGAAGTGGCGCAGGTGATGACCATCGAGGGCTTCCACACCTCGGGCGAGGCGCTGCTGCCCTATGTCTATGAGGTGATGCAGCGCACCGCCGCCAACCACTCCTCGATGCTCCAGGATGTGCGCGCCCAGCGCCACACGGAGATCGACTACATTACCGGCTACCTGCTGCGGCGCGCCCGCAGCCACGGGCTGCACCTGCCGGAGAACAGCCGGCTGTTTGAACAGATTAAAAGAAGGGAAAATGAGTATGAGCGTATCGGTTCTGGTCTGCCTGGCGCCTGGCAGTGA
- the xseB gene encoding exodeoxyribonuclease VII small subunit has protein sequence MPKKAVPPANFETALGELEQIVTRLESGDLPLEEALNEFERGVQLARQGQQTLQQAEQRVQILLESDNQPDAPLTPFTPEE, from the coding sequence ATGCCAAAAAAAGCCGTACCACCTGCCAATTTTGAAACCGCCCTCGGCGAGCTGGAGCAGATTGTCACCCGCCTGGAGTCTGGCGACCTGCCATTGGAAGAGGCGCTGAACGAGTTTGAGCGCGGCGTGCAGCTGGCGCGCCAGGGCCAACAGACCCTGCAACAGGCTGAACAGCGCGTGCAGATCCTGCTGGAGAGCGACAACCAGCCTGACGCCCCCCTGACTCCCTTTACCCCGGAAGAGTAA
- a CDS encoding YajQ family cyclic di-GMP-binding protein: protein MPSFDIVSEIDMQEVRNAVENASRELTNRWDFRNIPASFELNEKNETIKVASESDFQVNQLLDILREKLSKRGIEGGALEIPEQIDHSGKTYSVDAKLHSGIETTLAKKVVKLIKDSKLKVQAQVQGEEVRVTGKSRDDLQSVMQLVRGADLGQPFQFKNFRD, encoded by the coding sequence ATGCCATCTTTCGATATTGTTTCTGAAATTGATATGCAAGAAGTTCGTAATGCCGTGGAAAACGCCAGCCGTGAGCTGACCAACCGCTGGGACTTCCGCAACATCCCGGCCAGCTTCGAGCTGAATGAAAAGAACGAGACCATCAAGGTCGCCAGCGAGTCTGACTTCCAGGTCAACCAGCTGCTGGATATCCTGCGCGAGAAGCTCTCCAAGCGCGGCATTGAGGGCGGGGCGCTGGAGATCCCAGAGCAGATCGACCACAGCGGCAAGACCTACAGCGTGGACGCCAAGCTGCACTCCGGCATTGAGACGACGCTGGCGAAGAAGGTCGTCAAGCTGATCAAAGACAGCAAGCTGAAGGTGCAGGCGCAAGTGCAGGGGGAGGAGGTGCGCGTCACCGGTAAATCCCGCGACGATCTGCAAAGCGTGATGCAACTGGTGCGCGGGGCCGATCTCGGCCAGCCGTTCCAGTTCAAAAACTTCCGCGACTAA
- the ispA gene encoding (2E,6E)-farnesyl diphosphate synthase encodes MAHEESQAAVIDFPARLRACQQQIDQALNGYIADRHAPDAQLVAAMRYGALLGGKRLRPYLVYATGEMFGLPTETLNAPAAAIESIHAYSLIHDDLPAMDDDDLRRGQPTCHIKFGEASAILAGDALQTLAFSILADAPMPGVAIHDRLSMVSELATASGAAGMAGGQALDLAAEGQQVGLTALEQIHRHKTGALIQAAVRLGAYAAGEPGRRALPLLDRYAQAIGLAFQVQDDILDVIGDTDKIGKRQGADQQLGKSTYPALLGLEQAQTKAWDLYQDALAALAPLAAESYNTAPLQALASFIIERDN; translated from the coding sequence ATGGCCCATGAAGAATCACAGGCGGCTGTGATCGATTTTCCTGCGCGCCTGCGTGCCTGCCAGCAGCAGATCGATCAGGCCCTGAACGGCTACATTGCCGATCGCCACGCGCCGGACGCGCAGCTGGTGGCGGCGATGCGCTACGGCGCACTGCTGGGCGGCAAGCGTCTGCGCCCCTATCTGGTCTATGCCACCGGGGAGATGTTTGGCCTGCCCACCGAGACGCTGAACGCGCCGGCGGCGGCGATTGAGTCAATCCACGCCTACTCGCTGATCCATGATGACCTGCCAGCGATGGACGATGATGACCTGCGCCGTGGCCAGCCCACCTGCCACATCAAGTTTGGTGAGGCGAGCGCCATTCTGGCTGGCGATGCGCTGCAAACCCTGGCCTTCTCCATTCTGGCCGATGCCCCGATGCCCGGCGTGGCTATTCATGATAGATTAAGCATGGTGTCGGAACTGGCCACTGCCAGCGGCGCTGCCGGCATGGCGGGCGGGCAGGCGCTGGATCTGGCCGCCGAGGGCCAGCAGGTGGGGCTGACGGCGCTGGAGCAGATCCACCGCCATAAAACCGGCGCGCTGATTCAGGCCGCCGTCCGCCTTGGCGCCTATGCCGCCGGCGAGCCGGGCCGCCGCGCCCTGCCGCTGCTGGATCGCTACGCACAGGCCATCGGCCTCGCCTTCCAGGTGCAGGATGACATTCTGGACGTGATTGGCGATACCGACAAAATCGGCAAACGTCAGGGCGCAGACCAGCAGCTGGGCAAAAGCACCTACCCGGCGCTGCTGGGGCTGGAGCAGGCGCAAACCAAGGCCTGGGATCTCTATCAGGACGCGCTGGCGGCCCTGGCGCCGCTGGCCGCAGAGTCCTATAACACCGCCCCTTTGCAGGCGCTGGCCAGTTTCATTATTGAACGCGATAACTGA
- the cyoE gene encoding heme o synthase — protein MIKQYLQVTKPGIIFGNLISVVGGFLLASKGNIDYPLFLATLVGVSLVVASGCVFNNYIDRDIDKKMERTKNRVLVKGLIQPKSSLVYASLLGIAGGALLYFAANALSMWLALAGFIIYVGVYSLYMKRNSVYGTLIGSLSGAAPPVIGYCAVSNEFDAGALILLLIFSLWQMPHSYAIAIFRFKDYQAANIPVLPVVKGISVAKNHITLYILAFMIATVMLSLGGYAGYKYLVVAAAVSVWWLGMALRGYKTSNDRVWARKLFVFSIVAITSLSVMMSVDFNVPATGTLLTYNW, from the coding sequence ATGATTAAGCAATACCTGCAAGTAACGAAGCCAGGAATTATTTTCGGTAATTTAATTTCTGTCGTCGGAGGGTTTCTCCTTGCTTCCAAAGGAAACATTGATTATCCCCTCTTTCTCGCCACCCTGGTGGGCGTCTCGTTGGTTGTCGCTTCGGGCTGTGTGTTTAACAACTACATTGACCGCGACATCGACAAGAAAATGGAGAGAACGAAGAACCGGGTCCTGGTAAAGGGCCTTATTCAGCCGAAAAGCTCCCTGGTTTACGCATCCTTGCTGGGTATTGCTGGTGGCGCGTTGCTCTACTTTGCCGCCAATGCGCTCTCCATGTGGCTGGCGCTGGCGGGGTTCATTATTTATGTCGGGGTCTACAGCCTCTACATGAAGCGTAACTCCGTCTACGGCACGCTGATTGGCAGCCTCTCCGGCGCTGCGCCGCCGGTGATTGGCTACTGCGCGGTCAGCAATGAGTTTGACGCCGGGGCGCTGATCCTGCTGTTGATCTTCAGCCTCTGGCAGATGCCGCACTCCTACGCGATCGCGATTTTCCGCTTCAAGGATTATCAGGCCGCGAACATCCCGGTTCTGCCGGTGGTGAAAGGCATCTCGGTGGCAAAAAACCATATTACGCTCTATATCCTGGCGTTTATGATTGCCACGGTCATGCTCTCGCTGGGTGGCTACGCCGGGTACAAGTACCTGGTGGTGGCAGCCGCGGTGAGCGTCTGGTGGTTGGGGATGGCCCTGCGTGGCTACAAAACCTCCAACGACCGGGTGTGGGCGCGCAAGCTGTTCGTCTTCTCCATCGTGGCGATCACCTCGCTGAGCGTGATGATGTCCGTGGACTTCAATGTCCCGGCCACCGGCACGCTGCTCACCTATAACTGGTAA
- a CDS encoding MFS transporter, protein MKDNQMTPLESRATWGLGTVFSLRMLGMFMVLPVLTTYGMALSGASEALIGLAIGIYGLAQAVFQIPFGLLSDRIGRKPLIVFGLAIFAFGSAIAALTDSIWGVILGRALQGSGAIAAAVMALLSDLTREQNRTKAMAFIGISFGITFAIAMVLGPIITHALGLHALFWMIALLALCGIAITVAVVPNASSHVLNRESSMVKGSFSKVLGNPKLLKLNFGIMCLHILLMSSFVVLPRVMEQAGFPASDHWKVYLVTMLTSFVAVIPFIIYAEKKRRMKQVFMSCVAVLLLAELVLWSAGGQRLWVIIAGIQLFFLAFNLMEAILPSLVSKESPAGYKGTAMGVYSTSQFIGVAIGGSLGGWIFGVAGAGAVFIACAAIAVVWFAVSATMQEPPYVSSLRLTLSERAVNHPALASRLKAQPGVADVVVVPAERSAYIKIDSKVTSRQALEQFLGDLGTGA, encoded by the coding sequence ATGAAAGATAACCAAATGACCCCGCTAGAGAGTCGGGCGACATGGGGATTAGGGACCGTTTTCTCTTTACGGATGCTCGGCATGTTCATGGTACTGCCGGTGCTGACGACTTATGGCATGGCGCTCTCCGGCGCCAGCGAAGCGCTGATTGGTTTGGCCATCGGCATCTATGGGCTGGCACAGGCGGTCTTCCAGATCCCCTTCGGCCTGCTCTCTGACCGGATTGGCCGCAAGCCATTGATTGTATTTGGCCTGGCAATCTTTGCGTTCGGCAGCGCCATTGCCGCCCTCACCGACTCCATCTGGGGGGTGATTTTGGGCCGCGCGCTGCAAGGCTCGGGGGCGATTGCCGCCGCCGTGATGGCGCTGCTCTCCGACCTGACGCGTGAGCAGAACCGCACCAAGGCGATGGCCTTTATCGGCATCAGCTTTGGCATCACCTTTGCGATTGCGATGGTGCTTGGCCCGATCATCACCCACGCGCTGGGGCTGCACGCGCTGTTCTGGATGATTGCCCTGCTGGCGCTGTGCGGCATTGCCATCACGGTTGCGGTGGTGCCAAACGCCTCCAGCCACGTGCTCAACCGTGAGTCGAGCATGGTCAAGGGCAGTTTCAGCAAGGTGCTTGGCAACCCGAAATTGCTGAAGCTCAACTTCGGCATCATGTGCCTGCATATCCTGCTGATGTCCAGTTTCGTGGTGCTGCCGCGCGTGATGGAGCAGGCCGGCTTCCCGGCCAGCGACCACTGGAAGGTCTATCTGGTGACCATGCTCACCTCCTTCGTGGCGGTGATCCCGTTCATCATCTACGCCGAGAAGAAGCGCCGCATGAAGCAGGTCTTTATGAGCTGCGTGGCGGTGCTGCTGCTGGCGGAGCTGGTGCTCTGGTCGGCCGGTGGCCAGCGCCTGTGGGTGATCATCGCGGGCATCCAGCTCTTCTTCCTGGCGTTTAACCTGATGGAGGCAATCTTGCCGTCACTGGTCAGCAAGGAGTCGCCGGCGGGTTACAAAGGCACGGCGATGGGCGTTTACTCCACCAGCCAATTTATTGGTGTGGCGATTGGCGGCAGCCTGGGCGGCTGGATCTTTGGCGTGGCCGGGGCGGGTGCGGTCTTTATCGCCTGTGCGGCGATTGCCGTGGTGTGGTTTGCGGTCAGCGCCACCATGCAGGAGCCGCCCTACGTCAGCAGCCTGCGTCTCACCCTCTCAGAGCGGGCGGTCAACCATCCGGCGCTGGCGTCACGCCTGAAGGCGCAACCGGGCGTGGCCGATGTGGTGGTGGTGCCAGCGGAGCGCAGCGCCTACATCAAGATTGACAGCAAGGTCACTAGCCGTCAGGCGCTGGAGCAGTTCCTCGGCGATCTGGGCACCGGCGCATAA
- a CDS encoding cytochrome o ubiquinol oxidase subunit III — translation MSTDSLTNHNVAHAEHGHHDAGETKVFGFWIYLMSDCVLFASLFATYAVLVNGTAGGPSGKDIFELPFVLVETFCLLFSSITYGMAMLAMNKGNKAGVNTWLGLTFLFGLAFICMEIYEFHHLIAEGFGPDRSAFLSAFFTLVGTHGLHVTTGLIWILTMMVQVKSRGLTSVNKTRLMCLSLFWHFLDVVWICVFTVVYLMGAM, via the coding sequence ATGTCAACTGATTCTCTGACTAACCACAACGTAGCCCATGCGGAGCATGGGCACCACGATGCAGGTGAGACCAAAGTCTTTGGCTTCTGGATCTACCTGATGAGCGACTGCGTACTGTTTGCGAGCTTGTTCGCGACGTATGCGGTACTGGTAAATGGGACCGCGGGCGGTCCCTCTGGTAAAGACATCTTTGAACTGCCGTTCGTGCTGGTAGAGACCTTCTGCCTGCTGTTCAGTAGTATCACCTACGGCATGGCCATGCTGGCCATGAACAAGGGTAACAAAGCGGGCGTCAACACCTGGCTGGGCCTGACCTTCCTGTTCGGTCTGGCGTTCATCTGCATGGAAATCTATGAATTCCATCACCTGATCGCTGAAGGCTTTGGCCCGGATCGCAGTGCGTTCCTGTCTGCCTTCTTTACCCTGGTCGGCACCCACGGTCTGCACGTGACCACCGGTCTTATCTGGATCCTGACCATGATGGTACAGGTGAAGAGCCGCGGCCTGACCTCTGTGAACAAAACCCGCCTGATGTGCCTGAGCCTGTTCTGGCACTTCCTGGACGTGGTGTGGATCTGCGTATTTACCGTTGTCTATCTGATGGGGGCCATGTAA